The following are encoded together in the Bradymonas sediminis genome:
- the rplF gene encoding 50S ribosomal protein L6 yields MSRIGKRPIEIPSGVEIKIDGNRVNVKGPKGELTRQVSESVNIEVDGSEVLVTRPEESRVARSHQGLVRSLVANMVEGVSAGYVRELEIVGVGYRVDQHGRFLRFDLGFSHPILFELPEGVEVAIDRQTKIKLSGYDKELLGEVAAKIRGLRPPEPYKGKGIRYKDERIIRKVGKAGAA; encoded by the coding sequence ATGAGTCGTATTGGAAAGCGTCCAATCGAAATCCCAAGCGGCGTCGAGATCAAAATCGACGGCAATCGGGTTAACGTGAAAGGCCCCAAGGGTGAGCTGACCCGTCAGGTCTCTGAGTCTGTTAATATTGAGGTAGATGGTTCTGAAGTGCTCGTCACGCGCCCCGAGGAATCTCGAGTCGCGCGCAGCCACCAGGGTCTGGTTCGTAGCCTCGTTGCGAATATGGTAGAGGGTGTCTCGGCGGGATACGTTCGTGAGCTTGAGATCGTCGGTGTTGGTTACCGCGTCGATCAGCACGGCCGTTTTCTTCGCTTCGACCTCGGCTTCAGCCACCCGATCTTGTTCGAACTCCCGGAAGGGGTTGAGGTCGCGATCGACCGTCAGACCAAGATTAAATTGAGCGGCTACGATAAAGAGCTGCTTGGCGAAGTTGCCGCGAAAATCCGCGGACTGCGCCCGCCGGAGCCTTACAAAGGCAAAGGTATTCGCTATAAGGATGAGCGTATTATTCGCAAAGTCGGTAAGGCCGGCGCAGCATAA
- the rplV gene encoding 50S ribosomal protein L22: MGKNNLGCRANRASARNVRISAKKARPVIDLVRSKPIMEALDILQFTPRKAAPVIAKVIESAMHNVEQSEELDWDVDDLIVAQAFVDEGPTLRRFKPRAQGRATRINKRSSHITVVLELPR; this comes from the coding sequence ATGGGTAAAAATAATTTAGGATGCCGGGCCAATAGAGCCTCGGCCCGCAACGTGCGCATCTCGGCGAAAAAGGCGCGCCCAGTCATTGACTTGGTTCGCTCCAAGCCGATTATGGAAGCGCTTGATATTCTGCAGTTCACGCCGCGCAAAGCTGCGCCGGTGATCGCGAAAGTGATCGAGTCGGCCATGCACAACGTGGAGCAGAGCGAGGAGCTTGATTGGGACGTTGACGATCTGATCGTCGCCCAAGCATTTGTCGACGAGGGTCCGACGTTGCGCCGCTTTAAGCCGCGCGCACAGGGTCGCGCCACGCGCATCAATAAACGTAGTAGTCATATCACCGTGGTGCTCGAGCTGCCGCGCTAA
- the rplB gene encoding 50S ribosomal protein L2 — MGTTQFNPTVPGRRFARLADFAEVTKGTPEKSLTTATKRSGGRNNKGRITMRHRGGGHKQRYRKIDFKRNKLGVPAKVAGIEYDPNRTAYIALLHYADGEKAYILAPQKLQVGDEVVSSKSADITPGNSLKIKHMPVGTVLHNIELKPGKGGQIARSAGCWAQLMAKEGKYALLRLPSGEIRRVLQDCRATVGSVSNREHEGVSLGKAGRSRWMGRRPSVRGTAMNPVDHPHGGGEGRKAAGRHPVTPWGQQTKGLRTRSNKRTDKFIQTRRKVKKKR, encoded by the coding sequence ATGGGTACAACACAATTTAATCCGACAGTGCCGGGTCGCCGCTTTGCGCGACTGGCAGACTTTGCAGAGGTGACGAAAGGCACCCCTGAGAAGTCGTTGACCACGGCGACCAAACGCAGTGGTGGACGTAATAATAAAGGACGCATCACGATGCGTCACCGCGGTGGCGGACACAAGCAACGCTACCGTAAGATCGACTTCAAGCGTAATAAGCTGGGCGTGCCGGCCAAAGTTGCCGGGATCGAGTACGATCCGAACCGCACCGCTTATATCGCGCTTCTGCACTACGCTGACGGCGAGAAGGCTTATATCCTCGCGCCTCAGAAACTGCAGGTCGGCGACGAAGTCGTCTCGAGCAAGTCAGCAGATATCACGCCGGGCAACTCGCTTAAAATTAAGCATATGCCGGTTGGTACGGTCTTGCACAATATCGAATTGAAGCCAGGCAAGGGCGGGCAGATTGCTCGTTCCGCAGGCTGCTGGGCGCAGTTGATGGCGAAAGAGGGTAAATATGCTCTTCTTCGTCTTCCCTCCGGCGAGATTCGTCGAGTGCTGCAAGACTGCCGCGCAACCGTTGGATCGGTCAGCAACCGCGAGCACGAAGGTGTTTCGTTGGGTAAGGCCGGTCGTTCACGCTGGATGGGACGTCGTCCCAGCGTTCGTGGTACCGCCATGAACCCGGTCGATCATCCGCATGGTGGTGGTGAGGGGCGTAAAGCCGCTGGTCGTCACCCGGTTACGCCCTGGGGACAGCAGACCAAAGGTCTCAGAACCCGCAGTAATAAGCGCACCGACAAATTCATTCAGACTCGCCGAAAGGTCAAGAAAAAGCGTTGA
- the rpsS gene encoding 30S ribosomal protein S19, translating into MPRSIKKGPFVDAGLRKKVTRAKDAGDRRALKTWSRRSMVVPEFLGMTFAVHNGKDFVPVFVTENMIGHKLGEFAPTRTYYGHVVETKGKLRGR; encoded by the coding sequence TTGCCACGTTCAATTAAAAAGGGTCCGTTCGTTGACGCCGGTCTTCGCAAGAAGGTAACCCGGGCTAAAGATGCCGGTGACCGTCGCGCTCTTAAAACCTGGAGCCGCCGTTCGATGGTCGTGCCTGAGTTCCTCGGGATGACCTTCGCGGTTCATAACGGTAAAGATTTTGTTCCGGTGTTCGTCACCGAGAATATGATCGGACATAAGCTCGGAGAGTTCGCGCCGACACGCACCTATTATGGTCATGTCGTCGAGACGAAAGGAAAGCTGCGCGGTCGATGA
- the tuf gene encoding elongation factor Tu, with product MAKEKFERNKPHLNIGTIGHVDHGKTTLTAAITRVMSDINGSNSSVDFDKIDKAPEERERGITISTSHVEYETANRHYAHVDCPGHADYVKNMITGAAQMDGAILVVSAADGPMPQTREHILLAHQVGVPAIVVFLNKADMVDDEELIELVDMEVRELLDKYDYPGDDTPIIPGSALLALNGEDSPLGAEAIVKLMDAVDEYIEEPERETDKPFLMPIEDVFSISGRGTVVTGRIETGIVKVGEEVEIVGLTEKPTKTTVTGVEMFRKLLDSGRAGENVGCLIRGIKKEDVERGQVLAKPGSITPHTKFEGEVYILKKEEGGRHTPFFDGYRPQFYFRTTDITGTVHLPEGSEMVMPGDRVTVTGELINPIAMSEGLRFAIREGGRTVGAGVVTKIIE from the coding sequence ATGGCTAAAGAAAAATTTGAGAGAAATAAGCCGCATCTTAACATCGGCACGATCGGTCACGTCGACCACGGCAAAACCACGCTGACCGCGGCCATTACCCGCGTCATGAGTGACATCAACGGCTCCAACTCGAGCGTTGACTTCGACAAAATCGACAAGGCTCCCGAAGAGCGCGAGCGTGGTATCACCATCTCGACCTCGCACGTTGAGTACGAGACGGCCAACCGTCACTACGCTCACGTCGACTGCCCGGGCCATGCTGACTACGTCAAAAACATGATCACCGGTGCTGCGCAGATGGACGGCGCGATCCTGGTCGTCTCCGCCGCTGACGGCCCGATGCCGCAGACCCGCGAGCATATCCTTCTTGCTCACCAGGTCGGCGTCCCCGCCATCGTCGTCTTCTTGAACAAAGCCGACATGGTCGACGACGAAGAGCTCATCGAGCTGGTCGACATGGAAGTTCGCGAACTTCTCGACAAATACGACTACCCGGGCGACGACACCCCGATCATCCCGGGTTCGGCTCTCCTCGCCCTCAACGGCGAAGACAGCCCGCTCGGCGCCGAAGCCATCGTCAAATTGATGGACGCCGTCGACGAGTATATCGAAGAGCCGGAGCGTGAGACGGACAAGCCGTTCCTTATGCCCATCGAGGACGTCTTCTCGATCTCGGGTCGTGGTACGGTCGTCACCGGTCGCATCGAGACCGGTATTGTGAAGGTCGGCGAAGAAGTCGAGATCGTTGGTCTCACCGAAAAGCCCACCAAGACCACCGTCACCGGTGTCGAGATGTTCCGCAAATTGCTCGACTCGGGTCGTGCAGGCGAGAACGTTGGCTGCCTGATTCGTGGCATCAAGAAAGAAGACGTCGAGCGCGGCCAGGTTCTGGCCAAGCCCGGCTCGATCACCCCGCACACCAAGTTCGAGGGTGAGGTCTATATCCTCAAGAAAGAAGAGGGTGGTCGTCACACGCCGTTCTTCGACGGATATCGCCCGCAGTTCTACTTCCGTACAACGGATATCACGGGTACCGTGCATCTTCCGGAAGGATCCGAGATGGTTATGCCTGGCGACCGCGTCACGGTTACCGGCGAACTGATTAACCCCATCGCCATGAGCGAAGGTCTTCGCTTCGCTATCCGCGAAGGTGGACGTACGGTCGGCGCCGGTGTGGTCACCAAGATCATCGAGTAA
- the rpsH gene encoding 30S ribosomal protein S8, which translates to MANTNDPISDFLTRIRNAQIAHHSKVVMPGSKMRLGMAQILQRAGYVATAEFRNEGPQGVVELELRYDDADEPMITSLTRVSRPSRRVYVGVSEIPDVLNGLGIAILSTSKGLLTDKEARAAKVGGEVLCEIY; encoded by the coding sequence ATGGCCAACACAAATGATCCGATTTCAGACTTTCTGACGCGGATTCGCAACGCACAGATCGCTCATCACTCCAAGGTCGTCATGCCCGGCAGCAAAATGCGTCTGGGGATGGCTCAGATTCTTCAGCGCGCCGGTTATGTCGCTACGGCAGAGTTCCGTAACGAAGGACCCCAGGGTGTTGTTGAACTTGAACTTCGCTACGACGACGCGGACGAGCCGATGATCACCTCGCTTACGCGAGTGAGTCGTCCGTCGCGTCGTGTTTATGTCGGAGTTAGCGAGATTCCGGACGTCCTTAACGGGCTTGGAATCGCTATTCTGTCGACGTCGAAAGGTTTGCTTACCGACAAAGAGGCCCGCGCGGCCAAGGTCGGCGGCGAAGTTCTTTGCGAAATTTACTAA
- the rpsJ gene encoding 30S ribosomal protein S10, whose product MANDKIRIKLKAYDHTLLDASTADIVDTAKRTGARVAGPIPLPTRIKRWTVLRSPFIDKKSREQFEMRTHKRLLDIHDSTPATLEALGRLSLAAGVEIEIKT is encoded by the coding sequence ATGGCAAACGATAAAATTCGCATCAAGCTTAAAGCGTACGATCACACGCTTCTCGACGCATCGACTGCAGATATTGTCGATACCGCGAAGCGCACTGGAGCTCGGGTAGCCGGGCCGATTCCTTTGCCCACGCGCATCAAGCGTTGGACGGTCCTTCGTAGTCCGTTCATCGACAAGAAGTCGCGCGAGCAATTCGAAATGCGTACGCACAAACGTCTACTTGATATTCACGACTCGACCCCTGCTACGCTGGAGGCGCTTGGTCGTCTTAGCCTGGCCGCGGGCGTTGAGATTGAAATCAAGACCTGA
- the rplX gene encoding 50S ribosomal protein L24 — translation MHVKKKDNVILICGKDRGLRGEVLQVDPVKGRVKVARRQMMKKHRKPNPLTGESGSRVEVEGWIDASNVALYSEKRQGPVRTGKKFVGQGNNLFDTKAEAVESFGKEVPARIQKVRVAKQTGEVFDEIKDA, via the coding sequence ATGCACGTTAAGAAAAAAGATAATGTTATCCTCATTTGTGGCAAAGATCGCGGACTCCGCGGCGAAGTGCTGCAGGTCGATCCCGTCAAGGGACGGGTGAAGGTTGCGCGGCGTCAGATGATGAAAAAGCACCGCAAACCCAACCCTCTTACGGGCGAGTCGGGATCGCGCGTCGAAGTTGAAGGCTGGATTGATGCCTCCAACGTTGCCCTGTATAGCGAAAAGCGCCAGGGCCCGGTCCGCACGGGCAAGAAATTCGTTGGACAGGGAAATAACCTGTTCGATACGAAAGCTGAAGCGGTCGAAAGCTTCGGTAAAGAGGTCCCCGCGCGGATCCAGAAAGTGCGCGTCGCCAAACAAACCGGCGAAGTGTTCGACGAAATTAAAGACGCATAA
- the fusA gene encoding elongation factor G produces MRRSIPLKRIRNIGIMAHIDAGKTTTTERVLFYTGVSHKIGETHEGAAEMDWMEQERERGITITSAATTCGWDLDKEHFRINIIDTPGHVDFTMEVERSLRVLDGAVAVFCSVGGVEPQSETVWRQADRYKVPRVAFINKMDRTGANFDNVVGQLRDRLKARAVRVQIPIGKEDSYQGAIDLVKMKGIVWNDASLGADYDLVDIPEHLLEEAEAAREELIAAASDFNEELMMKYLEGEEIEPGELYAAIRTGTLALEMVPVFCGTALRNKGVQPLLDGVVRFLPAPTDIPPVDGVTPDAFRRITEQHGEAEEGDTLIRKADDTEPFSSLAFKIMTDPYVGHLTYFRVYSGVLEAGSYVYNSSKGQRERVGRILRMFANKREEIDGVMTGDIAAAVGLKNTTTGDTLCDEDNAIVLEAMDFPDPVIEIAVEPKTKADQAKLSTSLAKLAAEDPSFRVHVDDETGQTIIAGQGELHLEIIVDRLLREFKVEAAVGTPQVSYRETITKTIEHRERYKKQSGGKGMFAEVYLRLEPLEPGSGIEFEETIKGGTVPKEFFNAVEQGVRSAAEGGVLAGFPLVDAKITLYDGSYHDVDSSEMAFKICASIGFKTAVRKAGAKLLEPIMAVEVVTPDDYMGDVIGDLNGRRGNVLGMNPRSGVQAIDAEVPLSSMFGYSTDLRSRTQGRANYSMQFSHYSEVPRSIADEIISKAGGSGDE; encoded by the coding sequence GTGCGACGTAGTATACCCCTCAAGCGGATTCGCAACATCGGGATCATGGCTCATATTGATGCCGGTAAAACAACAACCACCGAGCGCGTGCTCTTCTACACGGGCGTTTCGCACAAGATCGGCGAAACCCACGAAGGCGCCGCGGAAATGGACTGGATGGAGCAGGAGCGCGAGCGCGGCATCACCATTACGAGTGCTGCTACGACTTGCGGATGGGACCTGGATAAAGAGCATTTTCGCATCAATATCATTGACACCCCTGGTCACGTTGACTTCACGATGGAAGTCGAGCGTTCCTTGCGCGTGCTCGACGGCGCTGTCGCCGTCTTCTGCTCGGTCGGTGGTGTTGAGCCGCAGTCCGAGACCGTCTGGCGTCAGGCCGACCGCTATAAGGTCCCGCGTGTCGCGTTCATCAACAAGATGGACCGTACCGGCGCGAACTTCGACAACGTCGTGGGTCAGCTGCGCGATCGCTTGAAAGCCCGCGCCGTGCGCGTGCAGATTCCGATCGGAAAAGAAGACAGCTACCAGGGCGCGATCGACCTGGTGAAGATGAAGGGTATCGTCTGGAACGACGCCTCGCTCGGCGCCGACTACGACCTCGTCGACATCCCGGAGCATCTCCTTGAAGAGGCCGAAGCCGCCCGCGAAGAATTGATCGCGGCCGCGTCGGACTTCAACGAAGAGTTGATGATGAAGTATCTCGAGGGCGAAGAGATTGAGCCCGGTGAGCTTTACGCTGCGATCCGTACCGGAACGCTGGCGCTCGAGATGGTCCCGGTCTTCTGTGGTACCGCGCTTCGTAACAAAGGTGTTCAGCCGCTCTTGGACGGCGTTGTTCGTTTTCTGCCTGCTCCGACGGATATTCCGCCGGTCGACGGTGTGACCCCGGACGCGTTCCGTCGTATCACTGAGCAGCATGGCGAAGCCGAAGAGGGCGATACGTTGATCCGCAAGGCGGACGACACCGAGCCCTTCTCCTCGCTTGCGTTCAAGATCATGACCGACCCATACGTCGGCCACTTGACCTACTTCCGCGTCTATTCCGGCGTGCTTGAAGCAGGTAGTTATGTCTATAACTCCTCGAAAGGTCAGCGCGAGCGCGTCGGCCGTATCCTTCGTATGTTTGCCAATAAGCGCGAAGAGATCGACGGTGTCATGACCGGTGATATCGCCGCGGCTGTCGGCCTTAAGAACACCACCACCGGTGATACGCTCTGCGACGAAGACAACGCGATCGTCTTGGAAGCCATGGACTTCCCCGATCCCGTTATCGAAATTGCTGTCGAGCCGAAGACCAAAGCCGACCAGGCCAAGCTCAGCACCTCGCTGGCTAAATTGGCCGCTGAGGATCCGAGCTTCCGCGTCCACGTCGACGACGAGACCGGTCAGACCATCATTGCTGGTCAGGGCGAGCTCCACCTCGAGATCATCGTCGACCGTCTGCTTCGCGAGTTCAAAGTTGAGGCTGCCGTCGGTACGCCGCAGGTTTCGTATCGCGAGACGATCACCAAGACGATCGAGCACCGCGAGCGCTATAAGAAGCAGTCCGGTGGTAAGGGTATGTTCGCTGAAGTCTACCTTCGCCTTGAGCCCCTCGAGCCCGGCAGCGGAATCGAATTCGAGGAGACCATCAAAGGTGGTACGGTTCCGAAGGAATTCTTCAACGCAGTCGAGCAGGGCGTTCGTAGCGCTGCCGAGGGCGGCGTGCTCGCCGGCTTCCCGCTCGTTGACGCCAAGATTACCCTGTATGACGGGTCCTATCATGACGTCGACTCCAGTGAGATGGCGTTCAAGATTTGTGCCTCCATCGGTTTCAAAACCGCGGTCCGCAAGGCCGGCGCGAAACTGCTCGAGCCGATCATGGCCGTCGAAGTCGTCACCCCTGACGACTATATGGGCGACGTCATCGGTGACCTCAATGGCCGTCGTGGCAACGTGCTCGGCATGAACCCGCGCAGCGGTGTCCAGGCGATCGACGCCGAGGTGCCCCTGTCCTCGATGTTCGGTTACTCGACCGACCTTCGTAGCCGCACCCAGGGTCGCGCGAACTACTCGATGCAGTTCTCGCACTACTCGGAAGTGCCGCGCAGCATCGCTGACGAGATCATCTCGAAAGCTGGCGGATCCGGCGACGAGTGA
- the rplP gene encoding 50S ribosomal protein L16 yields MLSPKRVKWRKCQKGRMRGKAQRGSDISFGKYALVAIDPHRITARQIEAARIAMNRYIRRQGKIWIRIFPHKPITKKPAETRMGKGKGSVEQWVAVVKPGRVLFEMDGVPENVAREALRLASHKLPVKTKFMVRGATL; encoded by the coding sequence ATGCTGAGTCCCAAGAGAGTAAAATGGCGTAAATGCCAGAAGGGGCGGATGCGCGGTAAGGCTCAACGTGGTAGCGATATCTCGTTCGGTAAGTACGCGTTGGTCGCGATTGATCCCCATCGGATCACCGCGCGCCAGATTGAAGCGGCCCGTATCGCCATGAACCGCTACATTCGGCGTCAGGGTAAAATCTGGATCCGTATCTTCCCGCACAAGCCGATCACCAAGAAGCCGGCCGAGACCCGAATGGGTAAAGGTAAAGGCTCGGTCGAGCAGTGGGTTGCCGTGGTTAAGCCTGGCCGTGTGTTGTTTGAGATGGACGGTGTTCCGGAAAATGTGGCTCGTGAGGCGCTCCGTCTCGCTTCCCACAAGCTTCCCGTGAAAACCAAATTTATGGTTCGAGGAGCCACGCTATGA
- the rplN gene encoding 50S ribosomal protein L14, with translation MIQMQTRLSVADNSGAKKVQCIKVLGGSKRRYASIGDVIIVSVKESLPNSKVRKGDVQRAVVVRTKKEITREDGTYIRFDENAAVLIDKIGQPLGTRIFGPVARELRGRNYMKIVSLAPEVL, from the coding sequence ATGATTCAAATGCAAACCAGATTGTCGGTGGCCGACAACTCGGGCGCCAAGAAAGTTCAGTGCATCAAAGTACTGGGCGGATCGAAACGGCGCTACGCATCGATCGGTGACGTTATCATCGTGTCGGTTAAAGAGTCGCTGCCCAATTCGAAAGTCCGCAAAGGCGATGTCCAGCGCGCGGTGGTTGTCCGCACGAAAAAGGAAATCACCCGCGAGGACGGTACCTATATTCGCTTCGATGAGAACGCTGCCGTGTTGATCGACAAGATCGGACAGCCGCTGGGAACCCGTATTTTCGGACCCGTCGCGCGTGAGCTTCGAGGCCGTAACTACATGAAGATCGTCAGCCTGGCACCGGAAGTTCTTTAA
- the rpmC gene encoding 50S ribosomal protein L29: MKPSELREKTQEELLELENQVRDELFRLRMKHFTGQLQNVAHIRACKRNVARIKTVRRELSLAQG, translated from the coding sequence ATGAAACCTTCTGAACTTCGAGAGAAAACGCAGGAAGAACTGCTCGAGTTGGAGAACCAGGTCCGCGATGAACTGTTTCGTCTTCGGATGAAGCACTTCACCGGTCAGCTCCAGAATGTCGCGCATATCCGAGCCTGCAAACGCAATGTCGCACGCATCAAGACGGTTCGTCGCGAACTGTCGCTGGCTCAGGGCTAA
- the rpsQ gene encoding 30S ribosomal protein S17 — translation MAEENQEPQATATTERGRKKTRVGEVVSDKMDKTIVVAVTRQFMHPKYRKFVRRQKRYQVHDPANECRPGDRVLIEETRPLSKNKRWKLKEIIEKAPVI, via the coding sequence ATGGCCGAAGAAAATCAAGAGCCGCAGGCAACGGCAACGACAGAGCGGGGCCGTAAAAAGACCCGCGTTGGCGAAGTTGTCAGCGACAAGATGGATAAGACCATCGTCGTGGCGGTTACCCGTCAGTTTATGCATCCGAAATATCGCAAGTTTGTCCGTCGGCAAAAGCGCTACCAGGTTCACGATCCCGCGAACGAGTGTCGTCCCGGAGATCGCGTGCTGATCGAGGAGACGCGTCCGCTCTCCAAGAACAAGCGCTGGAAGCTTAAAGAAATTATTGAGAAAGCTCCCGTGATCTGA
- a CDS encoding type Z 30S ribosomal protein S14: MARKALVEKSKKKAKFKVREYNRCPLCGRSRAYLRKFDMCRICFRLRALNGEIPGVVKASW, translated from the coding sequence TTGGCACGTAAAGCGCTTGTAGAAAAATCGAAGAAGAAAGCTAAATTTAAGGTTCGTGAGTACAATCGCTGCCCGCTTTGCGGACGTAGTCGGGCGTATTTGCGTAAATTCGATATGTGCCGGATTTGCTTCCGTTTGCGCGCGCTTAATGGGGAGATCCCAGGCGTCGTGAAAGCAAGCTGGTAA
- the rplD gene encoding 50S ribosomal protein L4: protein MKINVVDQKNEKVGEVTLDDAIFAAPVRKHLFWEVVNWQRARRRAGTQKVKTRAEVSGGGKKPWRQKGTGRARQGTIRAPHWVGGGVVHGPSPRDFSFSMPKKKRKAALRSVLSLKARDGKLIVVDDLTFAETKTKFAIGVLNALQAPSALLVDATSRDEKTQTVVHNESLRLSVRNLKDAKYLASEGLNVEDVLRFDTLVISQTALDQIHEVLKR from the coding sequence ATGAAGATTAACGTTGTTGATCAAAAAAACGAAAAAGTCGGAGAGGTAACCCTCGACGACGCCATTTTCGCTGCCCCGGTGCGCAAGCATCTCTTTTGGGAAGTGGTGAACTGGCAGCGTGCTCGCCGTCGTGCGGGTACGCAGAAAGTTAAGACGCGCGCCGAAGTTAGTGGCGGCGGCAAGAAGCCCTGGCGCCAGAAAGGAACCGGTCGTGCCCGTCAGGGTACCATCCGCGCTCCTCACTGGGTCGGTGGTGGCGTCGTCCACGGTCCGTCTCCCCGCGATTTCAGCTTCTCGATGCCGAAGAAAAAGCGCAAAGCCGCTTTGCGTTCGGTTTTGAGCCTTAAGGCACGTGACGGCAAGTTGATTGTCGTCGACGACCTGACTTTTGCTGAGACCAAAACGAAATTCGCCATCGGCGTTCTCAATGCACTCCAGGCGCCCAGCGCGCTTCTAGTCGATGCGACGAGCCGCGATGAGAAGACCCAGACGGTCGTGCACAACGAGTCGCTTCGACTCTCCGTGCGCAACCTCAAGGACGCGAAATACCTCGCCTCCGAGGGCCTCAACGTCGAAGACGTTCTGCGCTTCGATACTCTCGTAATTAGCCAGACGGCGCTTGACCAAATTCATGAGGTACTTAAGCGATGA
- the rplE gene encoding 50S ribosomal protein L5 encodes MTFLQEKYEKEVVPSLMETFGYTNPMTVPRLEKVIVNMGLGASAVENPKVVESATAELTLITGQKPVVTRARRAIAGFKLREGMPIGVKATLRGIRMQEFLERLIYVALPRVRDFKGISPKSFDGHGNYTVGVTEQIIFPEISYDKIDKVRGMSITVVTTAVNDDEARELLSKLGMPFQKPDSNQ; translated from the coding sequence ATGACGTTTTTGCAGGAAAAATACGAAAAGGAAGTCGTTCCATCGTTGATGGAGACATTCGGATATACCAACCCGATGACGGTTCCGCGTCTCGAGAAGGTGATCGTGAATATGGGCCTGGGCGCTTCAGCCGTCGAGAACCCCAAAGTGGTCGAGTCGGCAACCGCCGAGCTCACCCTGATCACTGGTCAGAAGCCGGTCGTCACGCGCGCTCGTCGCGCGATCGCCGGGTTCAAACTGCGTGAAGGAATGCCGATCGGCGTCAAGGCGACGCTTCGCGGTATCCGGATGCAGGAATTCCTTGAGCGCTTGATCTACGTGGCCCTTCCGCGCGTTCGTGACTTCAAAGGCATTAGCCCGAAGTCCTTCGACGGACATGGCAACTACACGGTCGGTGTGACCGAGCAGATCATCTTTCCGGAGATCAGCTACGATAAGATCGACAAGGTTCGCGGCATGAGCATCACCGTCGTGACCACCGCCGTTAATGATGACGAGGCCCGTGAATTGCTGTCGAAGCTCGGCATGCCGTTCCAAAAGCCTGACTCTAATCAATAA
- the rplW gene encoding 50S ribosomal protein L23, whose translation MTTPYQIILRPVMTEKSTALSELENQVTFRVKEDATKPQIKKAVEKLFGVKVVRVNTMNASGKPKRVGYSMGRRSFYKKAIVKLAEGEAIDFYALEQPGEEHGEV comes from the coding sequence ATGACTACTCCATACCAGATCATCCTTCGTCCTGTGATGACAGAAAAGAGCACCGCGCTCTCCGAGCTGGAGAACCAGGTGACCTTCCGGGTGAAGGAAGACGCTACGAAGCCTCAGATCAAAAAGGCCGTTGAGAAACTCTTCGGCGTTAAGGTCGTGCGCGTGAACACGATGAATGCTTCCGGCAAACCCAAACGGGTTGGCTACTCAATGGGCCGACGCTCCTTCTACAAGAAGGCCATCGTCAAGCTCGCTGAAGGTGAGGCCATCGATTTCTACGCGCTCGAGCAGCCTGGCGAAGAGCACGGCGAAGTCTGA
- the rpsC gene encoding 30S ribosomal protein S3 encodes MGQKVNPVGFRLGIIRPWASKWYAEKNYAEWLHEDIRIRTYLEDRFKHTGISKIDIERMATTVLVTIHTAKPGILIGKRGSGIDGLREEIDRLTASDVRVNIQEVRKAELDAKLVAEGIATQLERRVSFRRAMKKAVQTSMKFGAQGIRINCAGRLGGADMGRREWYLEGRVPLHTLRADIDYGVAEAATTYGIIGIKVWIFKGEVLDTDSRL; translated from the coding sequence TTGGGTCAGAAAGTTAATCCAGTAGGATTTCGCCTCGGCATTATTCGCCCGTGGGCGTCGAAATGGTACGCGGAAAAGAATTACGCGGAATGGTTGCACGAGGATATCCGAATTCGGACCTACCTCGAGGACCGCTTCAAACACACCGGTATCAGCAAGATCGATATCGAGCGTATGGCGACGACCGTTTTGGTCACGATCCACACCGCCAAGCCCGGCATTTTGATCGGCAAGCGCGGCAGCGGCATCGACGGCCTGCGTGAAGAGATCGACCGCCTCACGGCGTCGGACGTTCGCGTCAACATTCAGGAAGTTCGCAAGGCCGAACTCGACGCCAAATTGGTCGCCGAGGGAATCGCCACGCAGCTGGAGCGCCGGGTTTCGTTCCGTCGCGCCATGAAGAAAGCTGTCCAGACCTCGATGAAGTTCGGCGCTCAGGGCATCCGTATCAACTGCGCCGGTCGCCTCGGTGGCGCCGACATGGGTCGCCGCGAGTGGTACCTGGAAGGTCGCGTTCCGCTGCACACCCTGCGTGCTGATATCGATTACGGAGTCGCGGAAGCCGCGACCACCTACGGTATCATTGGTATCAAGGTATGGATCTTCAAAGGTGAAGTCCTCGACACCGATTCAAGACTATAA